In the genome of Opitutia bacterium KCR 482, one region contains:
- the coaE gene encoding dephospho-CoA kinase (Dephospho-CoA kinase (CoaE) performs the final step in coenzyme A biosynthesis.) — MATTIALTGGMGCGKSAAAQAFAELGAKVLDADKLAHAALENNPEVVAAVKRAVGERAYGADGKPNRAEIAKAVFSDAAKLAKIERAIHPAIEREWRAAAEKLPDGKIAVVEVPLLFEKKLEKKFDFCITVFCSEPLRKFRLSNRGMSDEQIARRDAFQMPPEQKSKLADIVLFNESDTAFLKRQAELVLSRLNKNP; from the coding sequence ATGGCAACTACAATAGCATTGACGGGCGGAATGGGCTGCGGGAAATCGGCGGCGGCGCAGGCTTTCGCCGAACTCGGGGCGAAAGTGCTCGACGCCGACAAACTCGCGCACGCCGCTCTCGAAAACAACCCCGAAGTGGTCGCGGCGGTCAAACGCGCGGTCGGCGAACGCGCATACGGAGCCGACGGCAAACCGAACCGCGCGGAAATTGCAAAGGCGGTTTTTTCCGACGCCGCAAAGCTCGCGAAAATCGAACGCGCAATACACCCCGCAATCGAAAGGGAATGGCGGGCGGCGGCGGAAAAACTACCCGACGGGAAAATCGCGGTGGTGGAAGTGCCGCTACTTTTCGAGAAAAAACTTGAAAAGAAATTCGATTTCTGCATTACTGTTTTTTGTAGCGAACCACTGCGGAAATTCCGCCTGTCGAACAGGGGAATGTCGGACGAACAAATAGCGCGGCGCGACGCATTCCAAATGCCGCCCGAACAAAAGTCAAAACTCGCCGACATCGTGCTTTTCAACGAAAGCGACACCGCATTTTTAAAACGGCAGGCAGAGCTTGTCCTATCACGTTTAAATAAAAATCCATAA
- a CDS encoding beta-galactosidase yields MFKNSVLCPKIISAFAVFCALAHCGAAFAAERDSLRDCGARIAVAADFPLLRGDAESATVREYKSKGAGGKTSHVLFAMHFNSDPSAWEEMKFSFVPSESGVVRLSLSGVEKRRGASVRKLASYYDDLKIDGAPHPNGGFENGFAGFSFANSAPKIVFGSNRAASGGACLRAWSRTYTCATLKVERGRPCEISVMTRPAGELPEIEDAFIDISAAANSSENSFPKAGAVAFDGINFWLAGSDGAVKTLRFPPKNGKPAKISVGGENRAGRYLYLLHRMDNSASKPDAYIASVIVKTTGNKPVKRFVKIDRDCGRKNAYAPAHNAKAVFFGDAENKRDVWYLSRFETGGLTDVEEITFNTWADGDWSIAAATLSDTDVPTFEVWKPAPDKWAAADIPAKMSVLENSALDLSRFFPDAEAGAFGRVIVSPRGTMAFEKTPERDARFKSFTMSLAPFFRIADIDARKRSLKSYAAQIRRAGYNCVRMEFEQFKSHSERKNFKTAMDCLDCFFSELKKNGVYVHLVITWQELGERGFKMGEMRDDSKLRCLFGDKTAWRAWRNVAELQLNHFNPYTNLAWKDDPMFLQVEHFNELSIVLSRLKRGTPRTQKLVLSKWRKWLEKKYGTVEKLNESWNRKGFVYNSGTFDYADFSEVGEPFVKNPDWQEFALDRKTRFLKFCNKTVRETGYKGIIASENVASSPAQNVPRGEMFESIISNTYFAHPTGLNTKDAATRQNSCIGDAFPNLGSVLSRRFADRPIGITEFNHCWWNMRRYEVLGTFAPYAAFQNMSMLTIHEDIVPSDVNGLLPPHLKLNPFRICRSPIVRASELLSACFFVRGDVARAKSRVDMVMAGEYFEKNPIESQKAVNSEQMKVALLTGFAVDCGGARPDSLKSLAPKPADMRMPPIGSSDTIMEAWFQDVVPNADGGGFDLRGFVAKMRENKILPDGNSTDISRGIFQTDTGEITMNVPEKSLKISTPKSQLLVSESGVGADLGNLKVLSSSVPAAVAAASLDGLDLGKSRRIVLIYATAEANTDMKTSFDFLRMLDSGKAPILLKTGTLKAELKLDPTAKYAVYPLSLDGARRAPIPAKSANGVLKLEIDTSGLPHGATTLFEIAAVGN; encoded by the coding sequence ATGTTCAAAAATAGCGTTTTGTGTCCGAAAATAATTTCGGCGTTCGCGGTTTTTTGCGCCTTAGCGCATTGCGGCGCGGCGTTTGCGGCGGAGCGCGACTCGCTGCGAGACTGCGGCGCGAGAATTGCCGTCGCCGCCGATTTCCCGCTTTTGCGCGGCGATGCGGAATCGGCAACCGTCAGGGAGTACAAGTCGAAAGGCGCGGGCGGCAAGACAAGCCATGTGCTGTTTGCCATGCACTTCAACTCCGACCCGTCCGCATGGGAGGAGATGAAGTTTTCGTTCGTGCCGTCGGAGTCGGGCGTCGTGCGCCTTTCGCTTTCGGGCGTCGAAAAGCGGCGCGGAGCTTCCGTCCGCAAGCTTGCCTCGTACTACGACGACCTGAAAATCGACGGTGCCCCGCACCCCAACGGCGGCTTCGAAAATGGCTTTGCGGGCTTTTCGTTCGCGAACTCCGCGCCGAAAATCGTGTTCGGCTCGAACCGCGCGGCGTCGGGCGGGGCGTGCCTGCGGGCGTGGTCGCGCACCTATACATGCGCGACGCTGAAAGTGGAAAGGGGAAGGCCCTGCGAAATTTCCGTCATGACGCGCCCCGCGGGAGAGCTTCCCGAAATCGAGGACGCTTTTATCGACATTTCCGCAGCCGCAAATTCCTCCGAGAACTCCTTTCCTAAGGCGGGCGCAGTCGCTTTCGACGGAATCAATTTCTGGCTCGCTGGTTCGGACGGCGCGGTGAAAACCCTGCGCTTTCCGCCGAAAAACGGCAAGCCCGCCAAGATTTCGGTGGGCGGCGAAAACAGGGCGGGGCGGTATCTCTACCTCCTCCACCGCATGGACAATTCGGCGTCGAAGCCCGACGCCTACATTGCGTCGGTCATTGTGAAGACCACGGGGAACAAGCCCGTCAAGCGCTTCGTGAAAATCGACAGGGACTGCGGGCGCAAAAACGCCTACGCGCCCGCGCACAACGCAAAGGCGGTGTTCTTCGGCGACGCCGAAAACAAAAGGGACGTTTGGTATTTGTCGCGCTTCGAGACGGGCGGGCTTACCGACGTCGAGGAGATAACTTTCAACACTTGGGCGGACGGCGACTGGTCGATAGCAGCCGCCACGCTTTCCGACACCGACGTTCCGACTTTTGAAGTCTGGAAGCCCGCGCCCGACAAGTGGGCGGCGGCGGACATTCCCGCGAAAATGTCGGTGCTCGAAAACTCCGCGCTCGACCTCTCGCGGTTTTTCCCCGACGCCGAGGCGGGGGCGTTCGGCAGGGTTATCGTCTCGCCGCGCGGCACGATGGCGTTCGAAAAAACGCCCGAACGCGACGCGCGTTTCAAGAGCTTCACGATGTCGCTTGCGCCGTTTTTCAGAATAGCCGACATCGACGCCCGCAAGCGTTCGCTCAAAAGCTACGCCGCGCAAATCAGGCGGGCGGGCTACAACTGCGTGCGCATGGAGTTCGAACAGTTCAAGAGCCACTCGGAGCGCAAAAATTTCAAAACCGCGATGGACTGCCTCGACTGCTTTTTTTCGGAGCTGAAAAAAAACGGCGTGTATGTCCACCTTGTAATCACTTGGCAGGAGTTGGGCGAGAGGGGCTTCAAAATGGGCGAAATGCGCGACGATTCCAAGCTGCGCTGTCTCTTCGGCGACAAGACCGCGTGGCGGGCGTGGCGGAATGTCGCCGAGCTTCAGCTCAACCACTTCAACCCGTACACGAATCTCGCGTGGAAGGACGACCCGATGTTCTTGCAGGTTGAGCATTTCAACGAGCTTTCCATCGTGCTTTCGCGCCTGAAACGCGGCACGCCGCGCACGCAAAAACTCGTGCTTTCGAAGTGGCGCAAGTGGCTCGAAAAAAAATACGGCACGGTCGAAAAGCTCAACGAATCGTGGAACAGAAAGGGCTTTGTGTACAACAGCGGCACGTTCGACTACGCCGATTTTTCCGAAGTCGGCGAGCCGTTCGTGAAAAATCCCGACTGGCAGGAGTTCGCGCTCGACCGCAAAACGCGCTTCCTCAAATTCTGCAACAAAACCGTCCGCGAAACCGGCTACAAGGGGATAATCGCGAGCGAGAACGTGGCGTCGTCGCCCGCGCAGAATGTCCCGCGCGGCGAAATGTTCGAGTCCATAATTTCCAACACATACTTCGCGCACCCCACGGGGCTTAACACAAAGGACGCCGCGACGCGCCAGAACAGCTGCATAGGCGACGCCTTCCCGAACCTCGGCTCCGTGCTCTCGCGCCGCTTCGCCGACAGGCCGATAGGCATTACCGAATTCAACCACTGCTGGTGGAACATGCGAAGATACGAGGTTTTGGGCACGTTCGCGCCGTACGCCGCGTTCCAGAACATGTCGATGCTTACAATCCACGAGGACATTGTTCCGTCCGACGTGAACGGGCTGCTGCCGCCGCATTTGAAGCTCAACCCGTTCAGAATCTGCCGCTCGCCGATTGTGAGGGCGTCGGAACTGCTCTCTGCGTGCTTCTTCGTGCGCGGCGACGTCGCGCGGGCTAAGTCGCGCGTGGACATGGTTATGGCGGGCGAGTATTTCGAAAAGAATCCGATAGAGTCGCAAAAGGCGGTCAACAGCGAGCAGATGAAAGTTGCGCTGCTCACGGGTTTTGCCGTTGACTGCGGCGGGGCGCGTCCCGACTCGTTGAAGAGCCTTGCGCCCAAGCCCGCCGACATGCGCATGCCGCCGATTGGCAGCTCCGACACAATCATGGAGGCGTGGTTTCAGGACGTAGTGCCGAACGCCGACGGCGGCGGCTTCGACCTGCGCGGATTCGTCGCAAAAATGCGCGAAAATAAAATCCTGCCCGATGGCAATTCCACCGACATTTCGCGCGGAATTTTCCAGACCGACACGGGCGAAATCACGATGAACGTTCCCGAAAAAAGCCTGAAAATTTCGACGCCGAAATCGCAGCTGCTCGTTTCCGAAAGCGGCGTCGGCGCGGACTTGGGAAATTTGAAAGTGCTGTCGTCGTCCGTTCCCGCGGCGGTCGCGGCGGCGTCGCTCGACGGTCTCGATTTGGGCAAAAGCCGCCGCATTGTCCTAATCTACGCGACCGCCGAGGCGAACACGGACATGAAAACCTCGTTCGATTTTCTGCGCATGCTCGACTCCGGCAAAGCCCCGATTCTCCTGAAAACGGGAACGCTCAAAGCCGAGCTGAAACTCGACCCGACCGCGAAATACGCCGTCTATCCGCTTTCGCTCGACGGCGCAAGGCGCGCGCCGATTCCCGCGAAATCCGCAAACGGAGTCTTGAAGCTCGAAATAGACACTTCAGGGCTTCCGCACGGCGCGACTACGCTTTTCGAAATAGCGGCCGTAGGAAACTAA
- a CDS encoding sugar-binding protein, whose amino-acid sequence MSAQRISPQSARLSTSITSTLARDDRITFFDRLLEETRKRGIKYDCAGAHIYRGAPEYPRPTLDENYESLFAVFKKHGYENIDVYSPEGMHWLPVHCYDVPFITDLERRAKPLRGVLPYTYDIGHGERLATALRARTWLVGLKYANIKSMNASNYGVSQMDATLSPYAYHIVPNTLGNLLGESDFLFELKVFADTRCFVFDDGAGKAVAAIWACKKEFDRGTMRPPEMSFAAPRGTELFDIMGHERSFDKNADGSDRLRLSIFPVFLRAASAGELAAALKSAKWKSNAPILPKVKFAPVSAGKFSVSAGNPYTAEMRGKIGLRGDSQNFAIAENDSRKFVFSAPAKITDTAIKKFAEKISLSLASPVKRDFTYPKSFRALLVKNTREDFGEIGKNWDKWEGVPPISLDNIRRSEKLWSRGINPTAEQFSARYKILRDADKLRIAVFVRDDKFLEADGDSADAGARADAVEIIFDTLADAADTPEERRLGADDWHFKIWKTKGSDEAKVYRLSVPDVQLTLGILGAKVHTFADDVRGAFRKTDGGYMLELEFEATAMLPQKLAANAVMGIGVIVDDFDNPDSPEADARLTNSAAKAKIESTPSEFPLAVFE is encoded by the coding sequence TTGTCTGCGCAAAGAATTTCTCCGCAGTCGGCGCGGCTCTCCACAAGCATTACGTCCACCCTCGCCCGCGACGACAGAATAACGTTCTTCGACAGACTCCTCGAAGAAACCCGCAAACGCGGGATAAAATACGACTGCGCGGGAGCGCACATCTACCGCGGTGCGCCAGAATATCCGCGCCCCACCCTTGACGAAAACTACGAAAGCCTCTTTGCCGTCTTCAAAAAACACGGCTACGAAAACATCGACGTCTACTCGCCGGAGGGCATGCACTGGCTGCCCGTACACTGCTACGACGTGCCGTTTATAACCGATTTGGAGCGGCGGGCAAAACCCCTGCGCGGCGTGCTTCCGTACACCTACGACATCGGGCACGGCGAAAGGCTTGCGACCGCCCTGCGCGCGCGGACTTGGCTTGTGGGCTTGAAGTACGCGAACATAAAATCGATGAACGCCTCCAACTACGGGGTGTCGCAGATGGACGCGACGCTTTCGCCCTACGCGTACCACATTGTGCCGAACACGCTCGGCAATCTTCTGGGAGAGTCGGATTTTCTCTTCGAATTGAAGGTCTTTGCCGACACGCGCTGTTTTGTATTCGACGACGGCGCGGGCAAGGCGGTTGCCGCAATCTGGGCGTGCAAAAAGGAGTTCGACAGGGGAACAATGCGCCCGCCCGAAATGTCGTTTGCCGCGCCGCGCGGAACGGAGCTTTTCGACATCATGGGGCATGAAAGAAGCTTCGACAAAAACGCCGACGGCTCCGACCGGCTGCGGCTCTCGATTTTCCCCGTATTCCTGCGGGCGGCAAGCGCGGGCGAACTGGCGGCGGCGTTGAAGTCGGCAAAGTGGAAATCGAACGCGCCGATTTTGCCGAAGGTAAAGTTTGCGCCGGTTTCGGCGGGCAAATTTTCGGTCTCGGCGGGCAACCCCTACACCGCCGAAATGCGCGGGAAAATCGGGCTTCGCGGCGATTCCCAAAACTTTGCGATTGCCGAAAACGACTCGCGGAAATTCGTCTTTTCCGCGCCCGCAAAAATAACCGATACCGCGATAAAAAAGTTCGCCGAAAAAATTTCGCTCTCGCTCGCCTCGCCCGTAAAGCGCGACTTCACCTACCCAAAAAGCTTCCGCGCGCTCCTCGTAAAAAACACGCGCGAAGACTTCGGCGAAATCGGCAAAAACTGGGACAAATGGGAGGGCGTTCCGCCGATAAGCCTCGACAACATAAGACGCTCGGAAAAGCTGTGGAGCAGGGGAATCAACCCGACGGCGGAGCAGTTTTCAGCGCGCTACAAAATTCTGCGCGACGCCGACAAACTGCGGATTGCAGTCTTTGTGCGCGACGACAAATTCCTCGAAGCAGACGGCGACTCCGCCGACGCGGGAGCGCGCGCCGACGCCGTCGAGATTATTTTCGATACCCTTGCCGACGCCGCCGACACGCCCGAAGAGCGGCGGCTCGGCGCGGACGACTGGCACTTCAAAATCTGGAAGACGAAAGGCTCGGACGAAGCGAAAGTTTACAGGCTGTCCGTGCCCGACGTGCAGCTTACGCTCGGCATTCTCGGCGCGAAAGTGCACACGTTCGCCGACGACGTCAGGGGCGCGTTCAGGAAGACGGACGGCGGATACATGCTCGAACTCGAATTCGAAGCCACCGCAATGCTTCCGCAAAAGCTCGCCGCCAACGCCGTAATGGGAATAGGCGTAATCGTGGACGACTTCGACAACCCCGACTCTCCCGAAGCCGACGCGCGGCTTACAAATTCCGCGGCGAAAGCGAAAATAGAATCCACGCCGTCGGAATTTCCGCTCGCGGTTTTCGAATAA
- the rho gene encoding transcription termination factor Rho: MDEEEQNLPVEPAKKRGRKPKNPEIADAEKPAKKRGRPRKIRDGETAESATQAELSEFHGGEQNAADAQNQQSKSLDETLDSEVRKRKSGAGRGAKIPRADGPTWRDTPAPTQSEEPERAEDGGNDESEIFVHSDRSDDFAYTASGADSTESENSADGGDDEIPTSFSTTDEDLDPDAYRNDSDAERRIAEAREYENAADDDEPRDAQNRRNPRDKNFNRFNNRQNQQQQRRDNRNNDRNQNNRRANDNRNDRQNRQQNNNRQQGAERGQNQQQRRDNRNDNRQQQKQQKQKKPRWSQNGESDFINPADLPEWFALRNEAALKNWLAQVFFGMPPFPESFETAIPVNPSETPDAEHQAQEQAESATETEAAVDANAAQTEAQSETQPENGDANSSQAASPESDATPATEEPAKKSVADMNYWELMVNANDSAVKKYGLEKAVGDAEKPQTAAENGADSAAQSGEEAAEFSEGTTLEIDGCGAIESLGDFGEILKLGIREIREKFAELGVPCRAGIGKAELLADYFKYAFALKKLVRVRGTLDVFEDGFGGAITFASENYRLGRNSVYVPQMFVDKYGLKRGHTVGALAMPPREFGRENCPIAVAITSVMDGDPEKAKNIVPFTDLTPYYPTRRIILESTGEPENLSMRAVDLLTPIGFGQRALIVAPPRTGKTVLMQGMAKSIRRNAPDAHLIILLVDERPEEVTDFKRNVDAEVVASTFDEEASSHVHAAEMVVSRARRMVERGLDVVILLDSITRLARAYNALMPNGGRTMSGGVEANALQKPKKFFGSARNIEGGGSLTIIGTALVETGSKMDEVIFEEFKGTGNLELHLDRALSDKRIFPAINIEKSGTRKEELLYHPDEMSKIYALRRAMKGVPATDAMEMLVQRLKKVRTNVEFLLGLNR, encoded by the coding sequence ATGGACGAAGAAGAACAAAATTTACCCGTTGAACCCGCAAAGAAACGCGGCAGAAAACCCAAGAATCCCGAAATCGCCGACGCCGAAAAGCCCGCAAAAAAACGCGGCAGGCCGAGGAAAATCCGCGACGGCGAAACGGCGGAATCCGCAACGCAGGCGGAGCTTTCCGAATTTCACGGCGGCGAACAAAACGCGGCGGACGCGCAAAACCAGCAGTCGAAATCGCTCGACGAAACGCTCGACAGCGAAGTGCGGAAGAGAAAGTCTGGCGCGGGTCGCGGCGCAAAAATCCCCCGCGCCGACGGGCCTACTTGGCGCGACACCCCCGCCCCTACGCAATCGGAAGAACCCGAACGCGCGGAGGACGGCGGCAACGACGAGTCCGAAATTTTCGTGCACTCCGACAGGTCGGACGACTTCGCCTACACGGCAAGCGGCGCGGATTCGACGGAATCCGAAAACAGCGCGGACGGCGGCGACGACGAAATTCCGACGTCGTTTTCCACGACAGACGAAGACCTCGACCCCGACGCCTACCGCAACGACTCCGACGCCGAGCGCAGAATAGCCGAAGCCCGCGAGTACGAAAACGCCGCAGACGACGACGAACCGCGCGACGCCCAAAACCGCCGCAACCCGCGCGACAAAAATTTTAACCGCTTCAACAACCGCCAAAACCAGCAGCAACAGCGGCGCGACAACCGCAACAACGACCGCAACCAAAACAACAGGCGCGCCAACGACAACCGCAACGACAGGCAAAACCGCCAGCAAAACAACAACCGCCAGCAGGGCGCGGAACGCGGGCAAAACCAGCAACAGCGGCGCGACAACCGCAACGACAACCGCCAGCAGCAGAAACAGCAAAAGCAGAAAAAGCCGCGCTGGTCGCAAAACGGCGAGTCCGATTTCATAAACCCCGCCGACCTCCCCGAATGGTTCGCGCTCAGAAACGAAGCCGCGCTTAAAAACTGGCTCGCGCAGGTGTTTTTCGGAATGCCGCCCTTCCCCGAATCTTTCGAAACGGCGATTCCCGTAAACCCGTCCGAAACGCCCGACGCCGAACATCAAGCGCAGGAACAGGCGGAATCCGCAACGGAAACGGAAGCCGCGGTTGACGCAAACGCGGCGCAAACCGAAGCGCAATCGGAAACGCAACCAGAGAACGGAGACGCGAACTCATCGCAAGCCGCTTCGCCCGAATCAGACGCGACGCCCGCCACGGAAGAACCCGCAAAAAAGAGCGTTGCCGACATGAATTATTGGGAGCTGATGGTAAACGCCAACGACTCCGCCGTGAAAAAATACGGCCTCGAAAAAGCGGTGGGCGACGCGGAAAAACCGCAAACCGCCGCCGAAAACGGCGCGGACTCCGCGGCGCAAAGCGGAGAGGAAGCGGCGGAATTTTCGGAGGGCACGACGCTCGAAATCGACGGCTGCGGCGCGATAGAGTCGCTCGGAGACTTCGGCGAAATATTGAAATTGGGGATTCGCGAAATCCGCGAAAAATTCGCGGAACTCGGGGTTCCCTGCCGCGCGGGAATCGGCAAGGCGGAGCTTCTTGCGGATTACTTCAAATACGCGTTCGCGCTCAAAAAGCTCGTGCGCGTGCGCGGCACTCTCGACGTGTTCGAGGACGGCTTCGGCGGCGCGATAACGTTCGCTTCGGAAAATTACAGGCTCGGCAGGAACTCGGTGTACGTTCCGCAAATGTTCGTGGACAAATACGGGCTGAAACGCGGGCACACCGTCGGCGCGCTCGCAATGCCGCCGCGCGAATTCGGGCGCGAAAACTGCCCGATTGCCGTGGCAATCACTTCCGTAATGGACGGCGACCCCGAAAAGGCGAAAAACATTGTTCCGTTCACAGACCTCACGCCCTACTACCCCACGCGCAGAATCATTTTGGAATCGACGGGCGAGCCGGAAAACCTCTCGATGCGCGCGGTCGATTTGCTGACGCCAATCGGCTTCGGACAGCGCGCGCTAATCGTCGCGCCGCCGCGCACGGGCAAAACCGTGCTCATGCAGGGAATGGCGAAGTCGATACGCCGCAACGCGCCCGACGCGCACCTCATAATACTGCTCGTTGACGAACGCCCCGAAGAAGTGACGGACTTCAAGCGAAACGTGGACGCGGAAGTTGTGGCGTCCACTTTCGACGAAGAGGCGTCGAGCCACGTCCACGCGGCGGAGATGGTCGTAAGCCGCGCGCGCCGAATGGTCGAACGCGGTCTTGACGTCGTGATTCTGCTCGACTCCATCACAAGGCTCGCGAGAGCGTACAACGCTCTCATGCCCAACGGAGGGCGCACGATGTCGGGCGGCGTAGAGGCGAACGCCCTGCAAAAGCCGAAAAAATTCTTCGGCTCGGCAAGGAACATCGAAGGCGGCGGGTCGCTGACAATCATAGGAACGGCGCTCGTCGAAACGGGAAGCAAAATGGACGAAGTCATCTTCGAGGAATTCAAGGGAACTGGCAACTTGGAACTGCACCTCGACCGCGCCCTTTCCGACAAGCGCATTTTCCCCGCAATCAACATCGAAAAGAGCGGAACGCGCAAGGAGGAACTGCTCTACCACCCCGACGAAATGTCGAAAATCTACGCCCTTCGCCGCGCAATGAAAGGCGTGCCCGCAACCGACGCCATGGAAATGCTCGTCCAGCGGCTCAAAAAGGTGCGGACGAACGTGGAATTTTTGCTGGGGCTGAACAGATAG
- a CDS encoding endonuclease/exonuclease/phosphatase family protein, with the protein MRFDCKNDGRITKTYKDDKGRECEVRDGSCTWEKRCPLIKDFLRYNEVDICGTQELYKNQVDDMRKMEEYAIFGVPTTPSAEAKGKVNHNNVIIYRKDRFDLLESGVFWFSDTPEKESRGWGAAYPRNCNWGKFLDKKTGKTFHFFNMHFHHIGENIRLESAKLLVKKIREIAGDGTFFAMGDLNSNPTTQAIGVIQASGYMHDARKISKTPFYGPKFTDNYWYTGKGTDWTNWIDWIFVSGDVNVLKFGVLADNQNGVWLSDHFPLLIKAKIGN; encoded by the coding sequence ATGAGGTTTGACTGCAAGAACGACGGCAGGATAACCAAGACCTACAAGGACGATAAGGGAAGGGAATGCGAAGTCAGAGACGGTTCCTGTACTTGGGAAAAACGCTGCCCGCTAATAAAGGACTTTTTGCGCTACAACGAAGTCGACATTTGCGGCACGCAGGAGCTTTACAAGAATCAGGTGGACGATATGAGGAAGATGGAGGAATACGCGATATTCGGCGTGCCCACTACACCGTCCGCCGAGGCGAAGGGAAAAGTCAACCACAACAACGTAATCATTTATAGGAAGGACAGATTCGACCTTCTCGAAAGCGGAGTATTTTGGTTTTCGGACACGCCCGAGAAGGAATCCCGCGGTTGGGGTGCGGCGTATCCCCGCAACTGCAACTGGGGGAAATTCTTGGACAAAAAGACGGGAAAAACTTTCCACTTTTTCAATATGCACTTCCACCACATAGGAGAGAATATCCGCTTGGAGTCGGCGAAATTGCTTGTAAAAAAGATAAGGGAAATAGCGGGAGACGGCACGTTCTTTGCGATGGGAGATTTAAACTCCAATCCGACGACGCAAGCCATTGGCGTGATACAGGCTTCGGGATATATGCACGATGCTCGTAAAATTTCCAAGACTCCGTTTTACGGACCAAAATTTACCGACAATTATTGGTACACAGGGAAGGGAACGGATTGGACGAATTGGATAGATTGGATTTTCGTTTCGGGAGATGTAAATGTATTGAAGTTTGGAGTTCTTGCCGACAACCAGAACGGCGTATGGCTTTCGGATCACTTTCCTTTGTTGATAAAAGCGAAAATAGGCAACTAA
- a CDS encoding peptide deformylase, with product MLRRLTKFGEPVLKAKAAKIENFDESVEELGRDLVETLYEENGLGLAAPQIDVGKRAFAIDMRRRADPDAPCRFKLDGKELPLDLAMPLVAVNPEVEEIGEYVEIAEEGCLSFPGIFAEVERSEIVKMKYFDTKGIPHELVCEGLFARCVQHEFDHLNGICFIDRLKPRQLFKIEPKLKKLRRETRDFLKAQKAAHKQ from the coding sequence ATGCTGAGACGCCTCACAAAATTCGGCGAACCCGTCCTCAAAGCTAAGGCGGCGAAAATCGAAAACTTCGACGAATCGGTCGAGGAGCTTGGGCGCGACTTGGTCGAAACCCTCTACGAAGAAAACGGTCTGGGGCTTGCCGCGCCGCAAATAGACGTCGGCAAACGCGCGTTCGCAATAGACATGCGCCGCCGCGCAGACCCCGACGCCCCCTGCCGCTTCAAGCTCGACGGCAAGGAACTGCCGCTCGACCTTGCAATGCCGCTCGTTGCGGTCAACCCCGAAGTCGAGGAAATAGGCGAGTATGTGGAAATCGCCGAAGAGGGCTGCCTGTCGTTCCCCGGAATTTTCGCGGAAGTGGAGCGCAGCGAAATCGTTAAGATGAAATATTTCGACACGAAGGGAATTCCCCACGAACTCGTGTGCGAAGGGCTTTTTGCGCGGTGCGTCCAGCACGAATTCGACCACCTCAACGGAATCTGCTTTATCGACAGGCTCAAACCGCGCCAGCTTTTCAAGATAGAGCCGAAGCTCAAAAAGCTCCGCCGCGAAACGCGCGACTTTCTCAAAGCCCAAAAGGCGGCGCACAAGCAGTAG